One window of Streptomyces sp. NBC_00273 genomic DNA carries:
- a CDS encoding GNAT family N-acetyltransferase → MEITAGGLLEVRITPADVGKRVSVRRVEAVVSGSPEFTDTVGVLTSWDQGVLLITKKDGQSVRISESSLVAGKIVPPAPARRRGPAASFEELSRVAARAWQPLESEQLGGWTLRAAAGFTRRANSVLPLGDPGIPLDDALARVTSWYAERSLPAYVQVATGAAGTQEMLGAELERRGWVNEVSAEVRIGALAPVADVDAPAAGDLRLTRVPDEEWLGRYGKVSDPDLARRMLVEGPSVWFATLPGGRAIGRCVVDGRWAGFAAVTVDPAHRREGLATAVMAALARRALEEGASAAWLQVETDNPGARALYDGLGFATHHAYHHYRAAS, encoded by the coding sequence GTGGAAATCACTGCCGGTGGACTGCTGGAGGTCCGTATTACCCCGGCTGACGTGGGTAAACGAGTCTCTGTACGACGGGTGGAGGCCGTAGTGAGCGGATCACCCGAGTTCACGGACACGGTCGGGGTTCTCACATCCTGGGACCAGGGTGTGCTGCTGATCACAAAGAAGGACGGACAATCCGTCCGCATCTCGGAATCTTCGCTGGTGGCGGGCAAGATCGTGCCTCCGGCGCCGGCCCGGCGACGGGGTCCCGCGGCCTCCTTCGAGGAGCTCTCGCGGGTCGCCGCGCGGGCCTGGCAGCCGCTGGAGAGCGAGCAGCTGGGCGGGTGGACGCTGCGGGCGGCCGCCGGATTCACCCGGCGGGCCAATTCCGTGCTGCCGCTCGGCGACCCGGGGATACCGCTGGACGATGCACTCGCGCGAGTGACCTCCTGGTACGCGGAGCGGTCGCTTCCGGCCTATGTGCAGGTCGCGACGGGGGCCGCGGGCACCCAGGAGATGCTCGGCGCGGAGCTGGAGCGGCGCGGCTGGGTGAACGAGGTGTCGGCGGAGGTACGGATCGGGGCGCTGGCTCCGGTGGCCGACGTGGACGCGCCCGCGGCCGGGGACCTGCGCCTGACCCGGGTCCCGGACGAGGAGTGGCTCGGGCGCTACGGGAAGGTCAGCGACCCGGACCTGGCCCGGCGGATGCTGGTGGAAGGGCCGTCGGTGTGGTTCGCGACGCTGCCCGGGGGCCGGGCCATCGGGCGCTGCGTGGTGGACGGGCGGTGGGCCGGCTTCGCGGCGGTGACCGTGGATCCCGCGCACCGGCGGGAGGGCCTGGCGACGGCGGTCATGGCCGCGCTGGCCCGGCGGGCGCTGGAGGAGGGCGCGTCGGCGGCGTGGCTGCAGGTCGAGACGGACAATCCGGGGGCACGGGCGCTGTACGACGGGCTGGGCTTCGCGACGCACCACGCGTACCACCACTACCGGGCGGCCTCGTGA
- a CDS encoding transglutaminase-like domain-containing protein, with amino-acid sequence MSPAAWREQFAAEARAERPDLALLCLLLATEGDPELDERAMDRAQIELDRLAGMLPYGLRGGRAWANAVTELLGGRLGFHGTPADYDRLSSSLLHEVLRRRRGLPILLSVVWLEVARRAGAPVYGLGLPGHFVVGFGDPEEGVVVDPFAGGASLGTGPAELASGPREPARTLDIVRRILANVRAWASARPEQSGVALWAVELSLLLPSHAAALRYERARLLVERGSFQEGAAELDAYAGVVSAVDADAAARIRAEAASARALLN; translated from the coding sequence GTGAGCCCGGCGGCCTGGCGGGAGCAGTTCGCGGCCGAGGCCCGGGCGGAACGGCCGGACCTCGCGCTGCTGTGCCTGCTGCTGGCCACCGAGGGGGACCCGGAGCTGGACGAACGCGCCATGGACCGGGCGCAGATCGAGCTGGACCGGCTGGCCGGGATGCTGCCGTACGGGCTGCGCGGCGGGCGGGCGTGGGCGAACGCGGTGACGGAACTGCTGGGCGGGCGCCTCGGGTTCCACGGCACCCCGGCGGACTACGACCGGCTGTCGTCCTCGCTGCTGCACGAGGTGCTGAGGCGGCGGCGCGGGCTGCCGATCCTGCTGTCGGTGGTGTGGCTGGAGGTGGCCCGGCGGGCCGGGGCGCCCGTGTACGGGCTGGGGCTGCCGGGGCACTTCGTGGTGGGCTTCGGGGACCCGGAGGAGGGCGTGGTGGTGGACCCCTTCGCGGGCGGCGCGTCCCTGGGCACGGGGCCGGCGGAGCTGGCGTCGGGGCCGCGCGAGCCCGCCCGGACGCTGGACATCGTGCGGCGGATCCTGGCGAACGTCCGGGCCTGGGCTTCGGCCCGCCCGGAGCAGTCGGGGGTGGCCCTGTGGGCGGTGGAGCTGTCGCTGCTGCTGCCGTCGCATGCGGCGGCGCTGCGGTACGAGCGGGCGCGGCTGTTGGTGGAGCGGGGCTCCTTCCAGGAGGGGGCGGCCGAGCTCGACGCGTACGCGGGGGTGGTCTCCGCGGTGGACGCCGACGCGGCGGCCCGGATCCGCGCGGAGGCCGCGTCCGCCCGCGCCCTCCTGAACTAA
- a CDS encoding response regulator transcription factor has protein sequence MTSRPIRILLAEDQSMVREALAALLGLEPDIEVRVQVARGDEVLAAARAHDVNVALLDIEMPGMTGIEAAAALHAELPALRIVILTTFGRPGYLRGAMEAGASAFLVKDAPAAQLAAAVRKVLQGERVIDPTLAAAALAEGANPLTDREREVLREAEGGATNAELAARLHLSQGTVRNYLSTAIQKLAARNRAEAVRAAREKGWL, from the coding sequence ATGACCTCACGTCCCATCCGCATCCTCCTGGCGGAGGACCAGTCGATGGTCCGCGAGGCCCTCGCCGCGCTGCTCGGCCTGGAACCCGACATCGAGGTACGGGTCCAGGTGGCCCGCGGTGACGAGGTGCTGGCGGCGGCCCGCGCGCACGACGTGAACGTGGCCCTGCTGGACATCGAGATGCCGGGCATGACGGGCATCGAGGCGGCCGCCGCCCTGCACGCCGAACTCCCGGCCCTGCGGATCGTCATCCTCACCACCTTCGGCCGCCCCGGCTACCTCCGCGGCGCGATGGAGGCGGGCGCCTCCGCCTTCCTGGTCAAGGACGCCCCGGCCGCGCAGCTGGCGGCCGCCGTGCGCAAGGTCCTCCAGGGGGAGCGCGTCATCGATCCCACCCTGGCCGCGGCCGCCCTCGCGGAGGGCGCGAACCCGCTGACGGACCGCGAACGGGAGGTCCTGCGGGAGGCGGAGGGCGGCGCGACCAACGCGGAACTCGCGGCGCGGCTCCACCTGTCCCAGGGCACGGTCCGCAACTACCTCTCGACGGCGATCCAGAAACTGGCGGCGCGCAACCGCGCCGAAGCCGTCCGCGCGGCCCGCGAAAAGGGCTGGCTCTAG
- a CDS encoding sensor histidine kinase codes for MKSVALTKEDEDRDFLEIAKQPENRHQKMVKALWISVWLFYLSAPVADLADGGHSPAARVLAGLGLAVFVGWYLVLVFRTARPLPVRQVMFSLAVLSAEAMVLSLALGREWLVLFVYVTISSGAALPAQYSRWTVLGTTALLAVTANAVPDGTAYLAGLLIPALMGGFAMVGVRAMIRTTIELREARATVAQLAANEERLRMARDLHDLLGHSLSLITLKSELAGRMLPGQPEAAAQQVADIEQVSRQALVDVREAVSGYRRPTLPGELAGARTALAAAGVLADLPAPPADDLPEAAESALAWSLREAVTNVVRHSGAKRCRVTLQTSQTLDGPVLVLTVTDDGTSGGQGSPGNGLTGLTERLEALGGTLSAGPTGRTGFALTARVPLGSRP; via the coding sequence ATGAAATCCGTGGCGCTGACGAAGGAAGACGAGGACCGGGACTTCCTCGAGATCGCCAAACAGCCGGAGAACCGTCATCAGAAGATGGTGAAGGCGCTCTGGATCAGCGTCTGGCTCTTCTACCTGAGCGCCCCCGTCGCCGACCTGGCCGACGGCGGGCACAGCCCCGCGGCCCGGGTGCTCGCCGGCCTGGGCCTCGCGGTCTTCGTCGGCTGGTACCTGGTGCTGGTCTTCCGCACCGCCCGCCCGTTGCCGGTCCGCCAGGTGATGTTCTCGCTGGCGGTGCTCTCCGCCGAGGCCATGGTCCTGTCGCTGGCCCTGGGCCGCGAATGGCTCGTGCTCTTCGTCTACGTGACCATCTCCTCCGGCGCCGCACTGCCGGCCCAGTACTCCCGCTGGACCGTCCTCGGCACCACCGCCCTGCTGGCGGTCACGGCGAACGCGGTCCCGGACGGCACCGCCTACCTGGCGGGCCTGCTGATCCCGGCCCTCATGGGCGGCTTCGCGATGGTCGGGGTCCGGGCGATGATCCGCACCACGATAGAGCTGCGCGAGGCCCGGGCCACGGTGGCCCAGCTCGCGGCCAACGAGGAACGGCTGCGGATGGCCCGGGACCTGCACGACCTGCTGGGGCACTCGCTGTCGCTGATCACGCTCAAGAGCGAGCTGGCGGGCCGGATGCTCCCCGGGCAGCCGGAGGCGGCCGCCCAGCAGGTCGCCGACATCGAGCAGGTCAGCCGGCAGGCGCTGGTCGACGTACGCGAAGCGGTGAGCGGCTACCGGCGACCCACCCTCCCCGGCGAACTCGCGGGCGCGCGCACGGCCCTGGCCGCGGCGGGAGTCCTGGCCGACCTCCCGGCGCCCCCGGCCGACGACCTTCCGGAGGCGGCGGAATCGGCCCTGGCCTGGTCCCTGCGCGAAGCGGTGACGAACGTGGTGCGGCACAGCGGCGCGAAGCGCTGCCGGGTCACGCTCCAGACCAGCCAGACCCTCGACGGGCCGGTGCTGGTACTGACCGTCACGGACGACGGCACGAGCGGCGGGCAGGGCAGCCCCGGCAACGGTCTGACGGGCCTGACGGAACGTCTGGAGGCCCTCGGCGGAACCCTGTCGGCGGGCCCCACAGGCCGGACGGGCTTCGCCCTCACGGCCCGAGTCCCCCTAGGATCGAGACCATGA
- a CDS encoding ABC transporter permease, with amino-acid sequence MNALIKLEIVRALRNKKYLFFTIMYPAALFLMLGGTLDGTTKVMGTELTMPAFYMVAMASFGALTAVLMGNSERIAKEREKGWVRQLRLTALPGRGYVLAKTAGAGVLSLPAILVVFAVAAAVKGVRFDAWQWLALTGSIWAGSLVFAALGVALGYLASGDNVRPITMLVYFSLSILGGLWMPTANFPQWLQNICEWLPTHAYAGLGQAIELGGAPRAGDVALLAAYFVLFTGAAAWLYRKDSLKA; translated from the coding sequence GTGAACGCCCTGATCAAGCTGGAGATCGTCCGCGCCCTGCGGAACAAGAAGTACCTCTTCTTCACGATCATGTACCCGGCCGCGCTGTTCCTGATGCTCGGCGGAACCCTCGACGGCACCACCAAGGTCATGGGCACCGAACTGACCATGCCCGCCTTCTACATGGTCGCCATGGCCTCCTTCGGCGCCCTGACCGCCGTCCTGATGGGCAACAGCGAACGCATCGCCAAGGAACGGGAGAAGGGCTGGGTCCGCCAGCTGCGCCTCACCGCCCTCCCCGGCCGCGGCTACGTCCTCGCCAAGACCGCGGGCGCCGGCGTGCTCTCGCTCCCCGCCATCCTGGTCGTCTTCGCGGTGGCGGCCGCCGTGAAGGGCGTACGGTTCGACGCCTGGCAGTGGCTCGCCCTCACCGGCTCCATCTGGGCCGGCAGCCTGGTCTTCGCGGCGCTCGGCGTCGCCCTCGGCTACCTGGCGAGCGGGGACAACGTCCGCCCCATCACGATGCTCGTCTACTTCTCCCTGTCGATCCTCGGCGGCCTGTGGATGCCCACCGCGAACTTCCCGCAGTGGCTCCAGAACATCTGCGAGTGGCTCCCCACCCACGCCTACGCGGGCCTCGGCCAGGCCATCGAGCTCGGCGGCGCGCCCCGGGCCGGGGACGTGGCGCTCCTCGCGGCGTACTTCGTACTGTTCACCGGTGCGGCCGCCTGGCTGTACCGCAAGGACTCACTGAAGGCATGA
- a CDS encoding ABC transporter ATP-binding protein, whose translation MTTTTATRTAKPATDSVVSFENVTKSYGTVRAVDGLSLTLHPGETVALLGPNGAGKSSTLDLLLGLRPADSGSVRIFGTTPREAVAAGRVGAMLQSGGLMEEVTVREVVTLGCALHPRPHPVDQVLSRAGINKIADRRVDKLSGGQEQRVRFALATAGHNDLIVLDEPTTGMDVTARQSFWATMREQADQGRTVLFATHYLEEADAIADRVLVLSKGRLLADGTAAEIKARAGARKISFDLPAAVGTDIEQLRALPFLTAFEHHGDTVRIQSRDADATVHAVYGLGLYPRNLEVAGLGLEQAFIALTEAEEATQ comes from the coding sequence ATGACGACGACCACCGCGACACGCACCGCGAAGCCCGCCACCGACAGCGTGGTCAGCTTCGAGAACGTGACCAAGAGCTACGGCACGGTCCGGGCGGTCGACGGCCTCTCCCTCACGCTCCACCCGGGCGAGACCGTCGCGCTCCTCGGCCCCAACGGCGCCGGCAAGTCCTCCACCCTCGACCTCCTCCTCGGCCTGCGCCCCGCCGACTCCGGCTCCGTCCGGATCTTCGGCACCACCCCGCGCGAGGCCGTCGCCGCCGGCCGGGTCGGCGCGATGCTGCAGAGCGGCGGCCTGATGGAGGAGGTGACCGTACGGGAGGTCGTCACCCTCGGCTGCGCCCTGCACCCGCGGCCGCACCCGGTCGACCAGGTGCTCTCCCGGGCCGGCATCAACAAGATCGCCGACCGCCGGGTCGACAAGCTCTCCGGCGGCCAGGAACAGCGCGTGCGCTTCGCACTCGCCACGGCCGGCCACAACGACCTGATCGTGCTCGACGAGCCGACCACCGGCATGGACGTCACCGCCCGCCAGTCCTTCTGGGCCACCATGCGGGAACAGGCCGACCAGGGCCGCACCGTCCTCTTCGCCACCCACTACCTCGAAGAGGCCGACGCGATCGCCGACCGGGTCCTGGTGCTCAGCAAGGGCCGGCTCCTCGCGGACGGCACCGCCGCCGAGATCAAGGCCAGGGCCGGGGCCCGGAAGATCTCCTTCGACCTGCCCGCCGCCGTCGGCACCGACATCGAGCAGCTGCGCGCGCTGCCCTTCCTGACGGCCTTCGAGCACCACGGCGACACCGTGCGCATCCAGTCCCGCGACGCCGACGCCACCGTCCACGCCGTGTACGGACTCGGTCTGTACCCCCGCAATCTGGAGGTCGCGGGCCTCGGCCTGGAACAGGCCTTCATCGCTCTCACCGAGGCCGAGGAGGCCACCCAGTGA
- a CDS encoding peptidoglycan binding domain-containing protein, with protein sequence MSRETDSSSSGPKGHGGAAYPSGTPPYGTGQYPSTDAAATAPEENAVTSKPSTPDSDGPKTETTLTTRIRINIPGSRPIPPVVVRKAMGNGSGSAGAGEQTGPEATPGPASPPPLAQRRGPQPTRIEAAPEPAGAPEPAPAPAAEAEEPASNWFAPRKSAAPAPAPAAAQMPPAAAAPPLAQRPLPTRTPSPTPTPTPTPPAMPGGGFPPPQRTQAPPVPGPDAAFAPPRTPPPPVTDYGQGFAPAPAAPMPGGPGVGTTQGFPAYGGDQGDTGPVTEAFPAYGGGPAGPTGGPGFGSGPVGGPAGAAAFDEAPQWPGPDLDGPLPTPVPTPAPAAPRPAAAQPKATTDKPAKKGRSKLVLLGGGVIALIGLAYGGGLLLNHSDVPKGTTVLDVDISGSRDEAVSKLQTAFGTRAAAPIQLSVGGKTVELKPEKAGLTLDAQTTVRNAAGSDYNPITVIGSLLGNERVADPVMPIDEEKLQVALQELAGTSGTATEGTIKFDTGKAVAVPGTPGTTLDVDASVQLVAKAFKDQVATGKAAVAELPTTTKAPAVGQAELDRAMKEFAEPAMSANATVKVGAKSIAFGARSLPKILSMQPVDGRLTEKFDLEALKATYGNTFDGILITRGNGEKTAVTPQDIAGALGKALRGKTTAERTVVVDTNPS encoded by the coding sequence TTGAGTCGTGAAACCGACAGTTCGTCCTCCGGGCCCAAGGGGCACGGTGGAGCCGCTTACCCCTCGGGTACACCGCCGTACGGAACCGGCCAGTACCCGTCGACGGACGCTGCGGCGACCGCTCCGGAGGAGAACGCTGTGACCTCGAAGCCGTCCACGCCCGATTCTGACGGGCCCAAGACCGAGACCACCCTGACGACCCGGATCCGGATCAACATCCCGGGTTCGCGGCCGATCCCGCCGGTGGTCGTGCGCAAGGCGATGGGCAACGGCTCCGGCTCGGCCGGCGCCGGGGAGCAGACCGGGCCGGAGGCGACGCCCGGGCCGGCCTCCCCGCCGCCGCTCGCGCAGCGGCGCGGTCCGCAGCCGACCCGCATCGAGGCCGCCCCGGAGCCGGCCGGCGCCCCGGAGCCCGCGCCCGCCCCGGCGGCCGAAGCCGAGGAGCCGGCCAGCAACTGGTTCGCCCCCCGCAAGTCGGCCGCCCCGGCCCCGGCCCCCGCCGCGGCCCAGATGCCGCCGGCCGCGGCCGCCCCGCCGCTCGCGCAGCGGCCGTTGCCGACCCGGACGCCGTCCCCGACGCCGACCCCGACGCCCACTCCGCCGGCCATGCCGGGCGGGGGCTTCCCCCCGCCGCAGCGCACCCAGGCCCCGCCGGTGCCCGGACCGGACGCCGCCTTCGCGCCGCCGCGCACCCCGCCGCCGCCCGTGACGGACTACGGCCAGGGCTTCGCGCCCGCCCCCGCGGCCCCGATGCCCGGCGGCCCGGGCGTCGGGACGACCCAGGGCTTCCCCGCGTACGGGGGCGACCAGGGCGACACCGGCCCCGTCACCGAGGCGTTCCCGGCCTACGGCGGCGGCCCCGCCGGACCCACCGGCGGCCCCGGCTTCGGCAGCGGCCCCGTCGGCGGCCCGGCCGGCGCGGCCGCCTTCGACGAGGCTCCGCAGTGGCCCGGCCCCGACCTGGACGGCCCGCTGCCGACCCCGGTACCGACCCCCGCGCCGGCCGCCCCCCGCCCCGCGGCCGCGCAGCCCAAGGCCACCACCGACAAGCCCGCCAAGAAGGGCCGCTCCAAGCTGGTCCTGCTCGGCGGCGGTGTCATCGCCCTCATCGGCCTGGCCTACGGCGGCGGGCTGCTCCTGAACCACTCCGACGTCCCCAAGGGCACCACCGTCCTCGACGTCGACATCAGCGGCAGCCGTGACGAGGCCGTCTCCAAGCTCCAGACCGCCTTCGGCACCCGCGCCGCCGCCCCGATCCAGCTCAGCGTCGGCGGCAAGACGGTCGAGCTGAAGCCCGAGAAGGCCGGCCTGACGCTGGACGCCCAGACCACCGTCCGCAACGCGGCCGGCAGCGACTACAACCCGATCACGGTCATCGGCTCGCTCCTCGGCAACGAGCGGGTCGCCGACCCCGTGATGCCGATCGACGAGGAGAAGCTCCAGGTCGCGCTGCAGGAGCTCGCGGGGACCTCCGGCACGGCCACCGAAGGCACGATCAAGTTCGACACCGGCAAGGCCGTCGCCGTCCCCGGCACCCCCGGCACCACACTCGACGTGGACGCTTCCGTCCAGCTGGTGGCCAAGGCCTTCAAGGACCAGGTCGCCACCGGCAAGGCGGCCGTGGCCGAACTGCCGACCACCACCAAGGCGCCGGCCGTCGGCCAGGCCGAGCTGGACCGGGCCATGAAGGAGTTCGCCGAGCCCGCGATGTCCGCGAACGCCACCGTCAAGGTGGGCGCCAAGTCCATCGCCTTCGGCGCCAGGTCCCTGCCCAAGATCCTCAGCATGCAGCCCGTCGACGGCCGCCTGACCGAGAAGTTCGACCTGGAGGCGCTCAAGGCGACCTACGGGAACACCTTCGACGGGATCCTGATCACCCGCGGCAACGGCGAGAAGACGGCCGTCACCCCGCAGGACATCGCCGGCGCCCTCGGCAAGGCCCTGCGCGGCAAGACCACGGCCGAACGCACCGTGGTCGTCGACACCAACCCGAGCTAG
- a CDS encoding DUF6113 family protein, with protein sequence MSGTATAGRIAGCLGMLVAGALTGAAGWLVVDLWFPGGLLLALLAVFGLFVGGRIALGTGFGVGGAAVGWFLSYVMLSVPRPEGDFLLGSSGIGVYVYLLGGTVLAVMCATMRGPLDRPVSGARPAK encoded by the coding sequence ATGAGCGGCACGGCCACGGCCGGCCGGATCGCCGGCTGCCTCGGCATGCTGGTCGCGGGCGCGCTGACCGGCGCGGCCGGCTGGCTGGTGGTCGACCTCTGGTTCCCCGGCGGCCTGCTGCTCGCCCTGCTGGCCGTCTTCGGGCTGTTCGTCGGGGGGCGGATCGCCCTCGGGACCGGCTTCGGGGTGGGCGGCGCCGCGGTCGGCTGGTTCCTCTCGTACGTGATGCTCAGCGTTCCGCGCCCCGAGGGCGACTTCCTCCTCGGTTCGTCCGGAATCGGCGTGTACGTCTACCTTTTGGGTGGAACCGTTCTCGCTGTGATGTGTGCCACGATGCGCGGTCCGCTGGATCGGCCGGTTTCGGGCGCCCGGCCTGCCAAGTGA
- the mshB gene encoding N-acetyl-1-D-myo-inositol-2-amino-2-deoxy-alpha-D-glucopyranoside deacetylase — MNGLPARRLLLVHAHPDDESINNGVTMAKYAAEGAHVALVTCTLGEEGEVIPPGLAHLAADRDDTLGAHRVGELAAAMAELGVHDHRFLGGPGRFRDSGMMGAPQNHYPQAFWAADVDEAAAYLVEVVRELRPQVLVTYDPDGGYGHPDHIQAHRVAMRAAELAAEAAYRRDLGAPHAIGKIYWNRVPRSVVEEGFARLHAAGGEMPFPAVGSPGDVPGVVADERITTEIDAKDTFVAAKAAAMRAHATQIAVDGHFFALSNDLAQPLFTREYYELVEGRPGAPAGEREHDLFAGVEA, encoded by the coding sequence ATGAACGGTCTTCCCGCCCGTCGTCTGCTCCTCGTGCACGCGCACCCCGACGACGAGTCGATCAACAACGGCGTCACCATGGCCAAGTACGCGGCCGAGGGCGCCCACGTCGCGTTGGTGACCTGCACCCTGGGCGAGGAGGGTGAGGTCATCCCGCCCGGGCTCGCCCACCTGGCGGCCGACCGCGACGACACCCTCGGCGCGCACCGCGTCGGCGAGCTCGCCGCGGCCATGGCGGAACTGGGCGTACATGACCACCGGTTCCTCGGCGGCCCCGGCCGCTTCCGGGACTCCGGGATGATGGGCGCCCCGCAGAACCACTACCCGCAGGCCTTCTGGGCCGCCGACGTGGACGAGGCCGCCGCGTACCTCGTGGAGGTCGTCCGGGAGCTGCGGCCGCAGGTGCTCGTCACCTACGACCCGGACGGCGGATACGGGCACCCCGACCACATCCAGGCCCACCGGGTCGCCATGCGCGCCGCCGAACTGGCCGCGGAGGCCGCGTACCGGCGCGACCTCGGCGCGCCCCACGCGATCGGGAAGATCTACTGGAACCGCGTCCCGCGCTCGGTGGTCGAGGAGGGCTTCGCCCGGCTGCACGCGGCCGGGGGTGAGATGCCCTTCCCCGCGGTGGGCTCGCCCGGAGACGTGCCGGGGGTCGTCGCCGACGAGCGGATCACCACCGAGATCGACGCCAAGGACACCTTCGTGGCGGCGAAGGCGGCCGCCATGCGGGCCCACGCCACCCAGATCGCCGTGGACGGGCACTTCTTCGCCCTCTCCAACGACCTGGCGCAGCCGCTGTTCACCCGCGAGTACTACGAACTCGTCGAAGGCCGGCCGGGCGCCCCGGCGGGCGAGCGCGAACACGACCTCTTCGCGGGGGTGGAGGCATGA
- a CDS encoding ABC transporter ATP-binding protein — protein MAEPLLEVKDLVKHYPLTRGVLFRKQVGAVKAVDGVSFDLRAGETLGIVGESGCGKSTVAKMLVHLERPTAGAISYKGEDITKLSGRALKAVRRNIQMVFQDPYTSLNPRMTVGDIIGEPYEIHPEVAPKGSRRQRVQELLDVVGLNPEYINRYPHQFSGGQRQRIGIARGLALQPEIIVADEPVSALDVSVQAQVINLLDRLQSDFDLSYVFIAHDLSIVRHISDRVGVMYLGRIVEIGTDSQIYDHPTHPYTQALLSAVPVPDPQARAHRERIILTGDVPSPANPPSGCPFRTRCWKAEPRCTAEVPLLAVPQVFPSGPAAHPSACHFAAEKQVVPPSDQPPPSPPSPPPPPPSPPPPTDPLTKE, from the coding sequence ATGGCTGAGCCCCTGCTGGAAGTGAAGGACCTGGTCAAGCACTACCCGCTGACCCGGGGCGTCCTCTTCCGCAAGCAGGTCGGCGCGGTCAAAGCGGTCGACGGGGTCTCCTTCGACCTGCGCGCCGGCGAGACGCTCGGCATCGTGGGCGAGTCCGGCTGCGGGAAGTCCACCGTGGCCAAGATGCTGGTCCATCTGGAACGGCCGACGGCGGGCGCGATCTCGTACAAGGGCGAGGACATCACCAAGCTGTCGGGGCGCGCCCTGAAGGCCGTGCGCCGCAACATCCAGATGGTCTTCCAGGACCCGTACACGTCGCTGAACCCGCGCATGACGGTCGGCGACATCATCGGGGAGCCCTACGAGATCCACCCCGAGGTGGCTCCCAAGGGCTCGCGGCGCCAGCGCGTCCAGGAGCTCCTGGACGTCGTCGGTCTGAACCCGGAGTACATCAACCGCTACCCGCACCAGTTCTCCGGCGGCCAGCGCCAGCGCATCGGCATCGCCCGCGGCCTCGCCCTGCAGCCGGAGATCATCGTCGCCGACGAGCCCGTCTCCGCGCTGGACGTCTCCGTCCAGGCCCAGGTCATCAACCTGCTGGACCGACTGCAGAGCGACTTCGACCTCTCCTACGTCTTCATCGCGCACGACCTCTCGATCGTCCGGCACATCTCCGACCGGGTCGGCGTCATGTACCTGGGCCGGATCGTCGAGATCGGCACGGACAGCCAGATCTACGACCACCCGACGCACCCGTACACCCAGGCGCTGCTCTCCGCCGTCCCGGTCCCGGATCCGCAGGCCCGCGCCCACCGCGAGCGGATCATCCTCACGGGCGACGTCCCGTCCCCGGCCAACCCGCCCTCGGGCTGCCCCTTCCGCACCCGCTGCTGGAAGGCCGAGCCGCGCTGCACGGCGGAGGTCCCGCTGCTCGCGGTCCCGCAGGTCTTCCCCTCGGGCCCGGCGGCACATCCCTCGGCCTGCCACTTCGCGGCGGAGAAACAGGTGGTCCCGCCGTCGGACCAGCCGCCCCCCTCGCCCCCGTCACCGCCGCCACCTCCTCCGTCACCCCCGCCGCCGACGGATCCGCTGACGAAGGAGTAG
- a CDS encoding ABC transporter ATP-binding protein yields MLLEVRDLHVEFKTRDGVAKAVNGVNYSVAEGETLAVLGESGSGKSVTAQAVMGILDMPPGRIAGGEILFKGKDLLTMKEEERRKIRGAEMAMIFQDALSSLNPVLSVGAQLGEMYEVHRGMSRKDAKGKAVELMDRVKIPAAKERVGDYPHQFSGGMRQRIMIAMALALEPSLIIADEPTTALDVTVQAQVMDLLAELQRELNMGLILITHDLGVVADVADKIAVMYAGRIVEAAPVHEIYKAPAHPYTRGLLDSIPRLDQKGQELYAIKGLPPNLVAIPPGCAFNPRCPMAQAVCRTDVPPLYRVTESPVERTSACHFWKECLHG; encoded by the coding sequence ATGCTGCTCGAAGTCCGCGACCTGCACGTGGAATTCAAGACGCGCGACGGAGTCGCCAAGGCCGTCAACGGCGTCAACTACTCGGTGGCCGAGGGCGAGACGCTCGCCGTGCTCGGTGAGTCGGGCTCCGGCAAGTCGGTCACCGCCCAGGCCGTGATGGGCATCCTCGACATGCCGCCGGGCCGGATCGCGGGCGGCGAGATCCTCTTCAAGGGCAAGGACCTCCTGACGATGAAGGAGGAGGAACGGAGGAAGATCCGGGGCGCCGAGATGGCGATGATCTTCCAGGACGCCCTCTCCTCCCTGAACCCGGTCCTGAGCGTGGGCGCGCAGCTCGGCGAGATGTACGAGGTGCACCGCGGGATGTCCCGCAAGGACGCCAAGGGCAAGGCCGTCGAGCTGATGGACCGGGTCAAGATCCCGGCGGCGAAGGAGCGGGTGGGGGACTACCCGCACCAGTTCTCGGGCGGCATGCGCCAGCGCATCATGATCGCGATGGCGCTGGCCCTGGAGCCCTCGCTGATCATCGCGGACGAGCCGACGACGGCCCTGGACGTCACCGTCCAGGCCCAGGTGATGGACCTGTTGGCCGAGCTCCAGCGCGAGCTGAACATGGGCCTCATCCTGATCACCCACGACCTGGGGGTCGTCGCGGACGTGGCCGACAAGATCGCGGTCATGTACGCGGGCCGGATCGTCGAGGCGGCTCCGGTCCACGAGATCTACAAGGCGCCCGCGCACCCGTACACGCGCGGCCTGCTGGACTCGATCCCGCGCCTGGACCAGAAGGGCCAGGAGCTGTACGCCATCAAGGGCCTGCCGCCGAACCTGGTGGCCATCCCGCCCGGCTGCGCCTTCAACCCGCGCTGCCCGATGGCGCAGGCGGTGTGCCGCACCGACGTCCCGCCGCTGTACCGGGTGACCGAGTCCCCGGTGGAGCGCACCAGCGCCTGCCACTTCTGGAAGGAATGCCTCCATGGCTGA